One window from the genome of Yarrowia lipolytica chromosome 1B, complete sequence encodes:
- a CDS encoding uncharacterized protein (Compare to YALI0B19734g, similar to Saccharomyces cerevisiae YKL033W; ancestral locus Anc_2.541, weakly similar to uniprot|P36097 Saccharomyces cerevisiae YKL033w similarity to hypothetical protein S. pombe singleton), translated as MDEALRKQQFSQLQPLTVALSKEVLLPPKQRLQKQDAIYTRLKDLRAFLQQQDLIWSKNLADYTFFPIMHLLQGITDILDLRDGIRECILAIIDILISKVWNLDMNQTLARELLSLSANLSSGDDDKTSDETRLEAARCFGGIFPSKPALNDVGPIIMLLLQWGEKGGSVELREQSWMSLLALFEGLSSKETAQILPGVVSGVSKVVNGHYKVAVAALKVLRQVTVTALHNGCKDDEKWLEYTRKQYLVTLKMISTRKHNQTNTQLILLCSDIVGKCNESLENCLPICVDILLSLDATEEFIKYQSKLETVLDERMYVWLDNLPSLLTRNDDTEPLAVLKCLKGGMQLQKDDGSRSLLVEKLVEAVNSINQHAIAPAKNKMLSSDTPINFVKHEGINKRAIQVDHNAKHVMPFRGFGITTLLNDEVQTALEEVVVAADVSFEDIQSSDEVSQLWMSNLMLKSDDWLVGMPGDKFDAYELENYYIDALKSPKQQYQYLALQGIGLMAAQTPLNDSLMDILYPILALVPSDHGLVSDMARETLLQLSTTCGYTSVQNMMVENADYLIDSISLAIQSMDVSPGTFQILTVLIKLTGSDIVGYLDDVVKTLFRLLDSYQGYPQLVESVIGVFTALIEVMEASVKVKRVEDMKKKALTLEGVLEELRERQKMPVEEEHEFESHPNKPFGESDDKMDEEEDQAQADAGEESEKWTGTLAKPTYKLVKQIFDYVQNLITSDSPKLVVSLCRLVSICAPLLAGIDEDQQSEYLPSINDLYPLLENGAFSDDIVVAESCLRTISLLLQSVDASFMRSRMVDLFPRLQGAFDKLLGTASSAVDHKTRRASSLLSTMTVVVESVTLPTIVLTAACFTCRAHLAGSTSRETVSYRRALETANPDMYQLFLTST; from the coding sequence ATGGACGAGGCGCTACGGAAACAGCAATTCAGCCAACTACAACCACTCACAGTGGCGCTATCCAAGGAAGTTCTGTTACCGCCAAAACAACGACTACAGAAGCAAGATGCCATCTACACTCGCCTCAAGGACCTAAGGGCGTTCCTACAGCAACAAGACCTGATTTGGTCCAAGAACCTCGCCGATTACACATTTTTCCCCATCATGCATCTTCTACAAGGAATAACAGACATTTTAGACCTCCGCGACGGCATTCGAGAATGTATTCTGGCTATCATCGACATTCTGATCTCAAAAGTGTGGAATCTGGACATGAATCAGACCTTAGCAAGGGAGCTACTGTCTTTGTCTGCAAACCTATCATCTGGAGATGACGACAAGACTAGCGACGAGACCAGATTGGAAGCGGCTAGATGCTTTGGAGGTATTTTCCCTTCAAAACCGGCTCTAAATGATGTGGGCCCTATCATCATGCTGCTACTGCAATGGGGAGAGAAAGGCGGGTCTGTGGAGCTACGTGAACAATCATGGATGTCTTTATTGGCACTATTTGAGGGACTGAGCAGCAAGGAAACCGCCCAGATCCTTCCGGGAGTCGTCTCTGGAGTCTCAAAGGTTGTCAATGGGCATTACAAGGTGGCGGTGGCCGCCCTCAAGGTGCTACGACAGGTGACGGTGACCGCACTACACAATGGATGCAAGGATGATGAAAAGTGGCTTGAATACACCCGAAAGCAGTATTTGGTGACCCTAAAGATGATATCTACCCGTAAGCACAACCAGACAAACACTCAGTTGATCCTATTGTGCTCAGATATCGTTGGAAAATGCAACGAGAGCCTGGAAAACTGCTTGCCTATCTGTGTCGATATCCTGCTTAGCTTAGACGCTACTGAAGAGTTTATCAAGTACCAAAGCAAGCTTGAAACGGTGCTGGACGAACGAATGTATGTCTGGTTGGACAATCTGCCGTCCCTACTGACGAGAAACGACGATACAGAGCCACTGGCGGTACTCAAGTGTCTCAAGGGGGGCATGCAACTACAAAAGGACGACGGATCCAGAAGTCTGCTGGTGGAAAAGCTGGTCGAAGCGGTCAATAGTATCAACCAACATGCCATTGCACCAGCCAAGAACAAGATGCTGTCTTCAGATACACCAATCAACTTTGTTAAGCATGAAGGAATTAACAAAAGAGCAATTCAGGTCGATCATAATGCCAAGCACGTCATGCCGTTCAGAGGCTTCGGTATCACCACGTTACTCAATGACGAAGTCCAGACTgcgctggaggaggttgtaGTTGCTGCAGATGTATCTTTCGAGGATATCCAGTCCTCCGACGAAGTATCACAGTTATGGATGTCCAATCTGATGTTGAAGTCTGACGACTGGCTTGTGGGGATGCCTGGTGACAAGTTTGACGCCTACGAGCTGGAAAACTACTACATTGACGCTCTCAAATCCCCAAAGCAGCAGTATCAGTATCTTGCTCTTCAAGGAATTGGATTGATGGCTGCTCAGACACCTCTGAATGATTCGCTGATGGACATTCTGTACCCAATCCTTGCCCTGGTCCCTTCAGATCATGGATTAGTGAGTGATATGGCTCGAGAGACCCTCCTACAGCTGTCTACGACCTGTGGATACACTTCTGTACAGAACatgatggtggagaacGCCGATTACCTCATCGATTCAATCTCGCTTGCGATACAGTCAATGGATGTTTCCCCTGGCACATTTCAGATATTGACAGTTTTGATCAAGCTGACTGGATCTGACATTGTGGGGTACCTGGATGACGTTGTTAAGACGCTGTTTAGGTTGCTTGACAGCTACCAAGGGTACCCCCAATTGGTGGAGAGTGTGATTGGTGTCTTCACGGCTCTGATCGAGGTTATGGAAGCGTCAGTCAAGGTAAAACGGGTGGAggacatgaagaagaaggccctGACGCTGGAGGgggtgctggaggagctacGTGAGAGACAGAAAATGCCTGTCGAAGAGGAGCATGAGTTCGAATCTCATCCCAACAAACCATTTGGGGAATCAGACGATAAGAtggatgaagaggaagatCAAGCCCAAGCAGATGCAGGCGAGGAGTCCGAGAAGTGGACAGGAACACTGGCTAAACCTACATATAAACTTGTGAAGCAGATCTTTGACTACGTTCAGAATCTAATCACCTCTGACTCACCAAAACTGGTTGTGTCGCTCTGCAGACTGGTTTCTATCTGTGCTCCTCTACTTGCAGGCATTGATGAAGATCAGCAGAGCGAGTATTTGCCCAGCATCAACGATCTGTACCCTTTGCTTGAGAACGGTGCCTTCTCAGATGACATTGTGGTAGCCGAGTCGTGTTTAAGGACAATCAGTCTGCTCTTGCAGTCGGTCGACGCCTCGTTTATGCGGTCGAGAATGGTAGATCTGTTTCCTCGTCTGCAAGGTGCGTTCGACAAACTGTTGGGAACAGCCTCCTCAGCTGTCGACCACAAGACCCGACGTGCTTCCTCCCTTTTGTCCACCATGACAGTTGTGGTGGAGTCTGTCACTCTGCCCACCATAGTTTTGACAGCCGCGTGTTTTACGTGTCGAGCCCATTTGGCCGGCAGCACTTCCCGGGAGACTGTTTCATATCGCCGGGCTCTTGAAACCGCTAATCCGGACATGTATCAGCTGTTTCTAACAAGCACCTAA
- a CDS encoding uncharacterized protein (Compare to YALI0B19844g, no similarity), which yields MSTRSGIHTLQTTAMSKTTTATASLPPDVIAVVAQYVDSDTLVDMSWVCKDWRSAITDHHFKEALRDTNPLFQRSLTFRKTFRDCALTHRARMKSDRRPLSTPLSLDWSFCEHKHDQKLPWDFYCLGKFRAQDIENVYSVSCLDTHNYGLHDSTRFRVAPLTINLYNEQWWIDTLFEDDVYTGQYGLTIHHEGIAKNFHMIASTPEMLVVLIDEKKPKILIKYAESQETTYVVDDYNKDFDSETFVFAAGSVAIFRTVDEDFIEQFYVLAGSGATPLYSRKKPVFRRMFYFIYDGTIWEIFDQFQEGMMVIQDLFFNLPSMSFKYDTSHDKKKWKDSNITMDYNWWAVHDPCQNYRYVVIYGVYNAKYVIDMLERKVITWDCTVTMSDRLLVGISQGKICMHIYSYDVLYSIWKDEVVYEDGVSRVDL from the coding sequence ATGAGTACCAGGTCCGGGATCCATACACTGCAAACCACCGCCATGTCAAAAACAACTACTGCTACAGCTAGCTTGCCGCCTGACGTCATTGCCGTTGTTGCCCAGTACGTTGACAGCGACACTCTGGTCGACATGAGCTGGGTTTGCAAAGACTGGAGATCTGCCATTACCGACCATCACTTCAAAGAGGCACTTCGAGACACAAACCCGCTGTTTCAAAGAAGTCTGACGTTCCGGAAAACCTTCAGAGACTGTGCATTGACTCACAGGGCTCGAATGAAGTCTGACAGACGACCTCTGTCCACACCTCTGAGCCTCGATTGGAGCTTTTGTGAACACAAACATGACCAGAAGCTTCCCTGGGACTTCTACTGTCTAGGCAAGTTTCGAGCCCAGGATATCGAGAACGTCTACTCTGTCTCCTGCTTAGATACCCACAACTACGGCCTGCATGACTCAACGCGGTTTCGAGTGGCTCCTCTTACCATCAACCTTTACAATGAGCAATGGTGGATAGACACCTTGTTTGAAGACGATGTGTACACGGGTCAGTACGGACTGACAATCCATCACGAAGGAATAGCAAAAAACTTTCACATGATTGCGTCGACTCCTGAAATGCTAGTTGTGCTTattgacgagaagaaaCCCAAGATACTGATCAAGTATGCGGAGAGCCAGGAGACGACTTATGTGGTTGACGACTACAACAAAGATTTCGACTCAGAGACATTTGTATTTGCAGCTGGATCAGTGGCTATATTCCGAACAGTAGATGAAGATTTTATAGAGCAGTTTTACGTTCTGGCAGGTTCAGGAGCCACTCCTCTGTACAGTCGCAAAAAGCCAGTCTTCAGGCGCATGTTCTACTTCATATACGACGGGACCATCTGGGAGATATTTGACCAGTTTCAGGAGGGCATGATGGTCATCCAGGACCTGTTCTTTAATCTTCCAAGCATGTCTttcaagtacgatacaagccatgacaagaagaagtggaaggactccaacatcaccatggACTATAACTGGTGGGCCGTGCATGACCCCTGTCAGAATTACAGATATGTGGTGATATACGGCGTCTATAACGCCAAGTACGTGATTGACATGCTGGAGAGGAAGGTGATCACATGGGATTGTACCGTCACCATGAGCGACCGTCTGCTAGTAGGGATTTCACAGGGCAAAATTTGTATGCACATTTACAGTTACGATGTGCTGTATTCAATCTGGAAGGACGAGGTGGTGTATGAGGATGGTGTTAGTCGGGTGGACCTTTGA
- a CDS encoding uncharacterized protein (Compare to YALI0B19800g, similar to uniprot|P19145 Saccharomyces cerevisiae YKR039W General amino-acid permease GAP1): protein MNDIEKNQDAASVASYSKQDAPAYDDEPSAIGSVHEHKAGKWQNFKDSFKPADLSQYDTTGMTEVEKAALATANSPLSRGLKPRHLQMIAIGGSIGTGLFVGSGTSLATGGPAALLIAYGIIGVMLFCTVHALGELACTFPVAGSFATYSTRFIHPAWGFAMGWNYTMSWFVVLPLELVAASITVNFWQDMNHTDINNAAWIAIFWALIVCINLFGVKGYGEAEFVFSLTKVVAILGFCILGIVLVAGGGPHQGYIGGKWWHRLPEGTVGPRGGAFAHAFKGVCATFVSAAFAFTGTELVGLAAAETENPRKMLPSATKQVFWRILIFYIVSLTLVGLLVPFDEPHLLKGSSSVDATASPFVIAIRNAGISGLPSVMNVVIMIAVLSVGNSAVYGFSRTIAGLAAMGHAPKWFAYIDRQGRPIVGILVVSFWGLFAFICAAPVATQNAVFGWLMALSGLASIFTWGSINLCHIRFRLALKKQGRTTRELVFTAALGIWGSVLGLTLNCLVLIAQFWIALFPIGAPKPTAEAFFNAYLAAPVVLFFALVWLVWKRDPWLSIDQLDIDTGRRDTDLVKLEAELEQERYELSQRKWFYRVYKAWC, encoded by the coding sequence ATGAAcgacattgaaaaaaacCAAGACGCCGCATCGGTGGCTTCCTACTCCAAGCAGGATGCTCCGGCTTATGACGATGAGCCCTCAGCCATCGGCTCTGTGCACGAGCACAAGGCTGGCAAGTGGCAGAACTTCAAGGATTCGTTCAAGCCCGCTGATCTGTCGCAATACGACACCACAGGCATGACCGAGGTCGAGAAGGCCGCCCTTGCTACTGCCAACTCTCCCCTGTCTCGAGGTCTCAAGCCCCGACATCTTCAGATGATTGCTATCGGTGGTTCTATCGGTACCGGTCTTTTTGTCGGTTCTGGAACTTCCCTGGCCACCGGTGGCCCTGCCGCTCTTCTGATTGCTTACGGTATCATTGGAGTCATGCTGTTTTGCACTGTCCACGCTCTCGGTGAGCTTGCTTGTACCTTCCCTGTTGCTGGTTCTTTCGCTACTTACTCTACTCGATTTATCCACCCCGCTTGGGGCTTTGCCATGGGCTGGAATTATACCATGTCCTGGTTTGTTGTGCTTCCTCTCGAACTTGTCGCCGCATCCATCACAGTCAACTTCTGGCAGGACATGAACCACACAGATATTAACAACGCCGCTTGGATCGccatcttctgggccttgaTTGTCTGCATCAACTTATTTGGAGTTAAGGGATACGGAGAAGCCGAATTTGTCTTTTCTCTTACCAAGGTTGTTGCCATTCTCGGTTTCTGCATTCTCGGAATCGTGCTGGTcgcaggaggaggacccCATCAGGGCTACATTGGAGGTAAGTGGTGGCACCGACTTCCCGAGGGAACCGTCggaccccgaggaggagccttTGCCCACGCGTTTAAGGGTGTCTGTGCTACCTTCGTGTCTGCTGCCTTCGCCTTCACTGGAACTGAGCTGGTAGGTCTGGCTGCCGCCGAGACCGAGAACCCCCGAAAGATGCTTCCCTCCGCCACCAAGCAGGTCTTCTGGCGAATTCTCATCTTCTACATCGTCTCTCTTACACTGGTCGGTCTCCTTGTTCCTTTCGATGAACCCCATCTTCTCAAGGGTTCTTCTTCCGTCGATGCCACTGCCTCCCCCTTCGTCATTGCCATCCGAAACGCTGGAATTTCTGGTCTTCCTTCCGTTATGAATGTTGTTATCATGATTGCTGTTCTTTCTGTCGGTAACTCCGCTGTCTACGGTTTCTCTCGAACCATTGCTGGTCTGGCTGCTATGGGCCATGCCCCCAAGTGGTTCGCCTACATTGACCGACAGGGACGGCCCATTGTCGGTATTCTCGTTGTTTCATTTTGGGGTCTGTTTGCCTTCATTTGTGCCGCTCCTGTCGCTACCCAGAACGCCGTTTTTGGCTGGCTCATGGCTTTGTCTGGTCTCGCCTCTATCTTCACTTGGGGTTCTATCAATCTCTGTCATATCCGATTCCGACTGGCTCTTAAGAAACAAGGACGAACCACCCGAGAGCTTGTCTTCACTGCTGCACTTGGTATCTGGGGTTCCGTTCTTGGTCTTACTCTCAACTGTCTGGTTCTGATCGCCCAGTTCTGGATCGCTTTGTTCCCTATTGGAGCCCCCAAGCCTACTGCTGAGGCTTTCTTCAACGCTTACCTCGCTGCCCCTGTCGTCCTCTTCTTTGCTCTCGTTTGGCTCGTCTGGAAGCGAGACCCTTGGCTCTCCATTGACCAGCTCGATATCGATACTGGACGACGTGACACCGATCTGgtcaagctggaggccGAGCTTGAGCAGGAGCGATACGAGCTTTCCCAGCGCAAGTGGTTCTACCGAGTCTACAAGGCCTGGTGTTAG
- a CDS encoding uncharacterized protein (Compare to YALI0B19778g, no similarity): protein MLALALLPAVAPGRLRAPLDAEFATATIATHHGAKEAPYSAIGPDATWTANTSVIATTSSNLVFAPQDADATGSDSQPAYFPKAATHHKKNAGAMKTAAPIALAAVGLPLLF, encoded by the coding sequence ATGCTCGCCCTCGCTCTCCTCCCCGCCGTTGCCCCTGGCCGCTTACGTGCCCCTCTGGACGCCGAGTTCGCCACTGCCACTATTGCCACCCACCACGGtgccaaggaggccccCTACAGCGCCATTGGCCCCGATGCTACCTGGACTGCCAACACCTCCGTGATcgccaccacctcttccaatCTCGTCTTCGCTCCCCAGGACGCTGATGCTACTGGATCCGATTCCCAGCCCGCATACTTCCCTAAGGCAGCCACCCACCACAAGAAGAACGCCGGTGCCATGaagactgctgctcccaTCGCTCTTGCTGCCGTTGGCCTGCCCCTTCTCTTTTAG
- a CDS encoding uncharacterized protein (Compare to YALI0B19668g, similar to uniprot|Q12402 Saccharomyces cerevisiae YPR028w YIP2 protein or Ypt Interacting Protein regulates vesicular traffic in stressed cells either to facilitate membrane turnover or to decrease unnecessary secretion, similar to Saccharomyces cerevisiae YOP1 (YPR028W); ancestral locus Anc_7.434), whose amino-acid sequence MSQIIDQVQAALQNIDKELEKYPALKELEKQIPVPKSYILLGFVGFYFILIFLNIGGIGQLLSNIAGLVIPGYYSLLALETPGKADDTQYLTYWVVFATLNVFEFWSKAILYWVPFYYLFKTAFLLYIGLPQYGGAELVYKAIVKPLAQKLVNIQPHGGPSDSLKAQAQSAVDAAESHVPQGHSTGVSH is encoded by the exons ATGTCTCAAATCATTGATCAGGTTCAGGCCGCTCTTCAGAACattgacaaggagctcgagaagTACcctgctctcaaggagctggagaagcagatTC CCGTCCCCAAGTCCTACATCCTGCTTGGCTTCGTTGGATTCTACTTCatcctcatcttcctcaACATTGGAGGAATTGGTCAGCTTCTGTCCAACATTGCTGGTCTGGTCATCCCCGGCTACTACtctctgctggctctggagacccCCGGCAAGGCCGATGACACTCAGTACCTGACCTACTGGGTTGTCTTCGCCACCCTCAACGTCTTTGAGTTCTGGTCCAAGGCCATCCTTTACTGGGTGCCCTTCTACTACCTCTTCAAGACCGCCTTCCTTCTGTACATTGGTCTCCCCCAGTACGGAGGTGCCGAGCTTGTCtacaaggccattgtcAAGCCCCTCGCTCAGAAGCTTGTCAACATCCAGCCTCACGGCGGACCTTCCGACTCTCTCAAGGCCCAGGCCCAGTCTGCTGTCGATGCTGCTGAGAGCCACGTCCCCCAGGGTCACTCCACTGGTGTTTCTCACTAA
- a CDS encoding uncharacterized protein (Compare to YALI0B19712g, similar to Saccharomyces cerevisiae PEF1 (YGR058W); ancestral locus Anc_4.203, similar to wi|NCU02738.1 Neurospora crassa NCU02738. 1 hypothetical protein), protein MGYDQLPVSVPDRQPPPYSSPFSLTQHFPTPQETFSSVPQPPPSYRHGPPPPQQQRQQMYTGYNNPRGGNDDLPHFPTPGETFSDAPPPPPQQQQYGRPPPGGPNRHQAPRKPSGGSHSNQGHNNSYNNNSNYNNNYNQGGSGGSSGGPGGYNNNFAPPPPPQGQPLRPSPRSHNQQLQQPPPMHQAGGPSGNNRPPPSRHNNSNSNSGGTKPGTQSPIPYAPLPDVNLKMLFNGVDKNNNGRLSEKELGNALVNGDFTKFNMETVRVMIKMFDRSGNGTIEFKEFCNLWRYLGDWRKLFDKFDLDKSGSISYDEYVRALEAFGYRLSNSFIQFMYSKYSDFNSSGERVIGFDLFVQSCISLKRMTDSFVQYDTDHTGYVNLSFEQFLMEIMKLK, encoded by the coding sequence ATGGGATACGACCAGCTTCCCGTGAGTGTTCCCGATCGACAACCTCCCCCGTACTCCTCTCCATTTTCCCTAACACAGCACTTTCCCACTCCCCAGGAGACCTTCAGCTCGGTCCCACAACCCCCACCTTCGTATAGACACGGACCTCCGCCACCGCAACAACAGAGACAGCAGATGTACACCGGCTACAACAATCCCCGTGGCGGTAACGACGACCTTCCCCATTTCCCCACCCCTGGGGAGACTTTCTCGGACGCTCCCCCTCCAcctccccagcagcagcagtatggacggcctcctcctggcGGCCCCAACCGTCATCAGGCTCCCAGAAAGCCCTCGGGCGGCAGCCATAGCAACCAGGGCCACAACAACAGCTACAAtaacaactccaactacaacaacaactacaaccagGGAGGGTCAGGAGGTTCGAGCGGTGGCCCTGGCGgctacaacaacaactttgcccctccaccaccacctcaagGACAGCCGCTACGACCCAGCCCACGGTCTcacaaccagcagctgcaaCAGCCTCCGCCCATGCATCAGGCCGGAGGACCCAGCGGAAATAACAGACCTCCTCCCAGTCgccacaacaacagcaacagcaacagcggTGGCACAAAGCCAGGAACACAGTCGCCTATTCCATACGCTCCTTTACCTGATGTGAATCTCAAGATGCTGTTCAACGGCGtggacaagaacaacaATGGCCGGCTTTCGGAAAAGGAGCTGGGCAACGCTCTTGTCAACGGGGACTTTACAAAGTTCAATATGGAGACGGTGAGAGTCATGATCAAGATGTTCGACCGGTCCGGCAATGGAACCATCGAATTCAAGGAGTTTTGCAACCTGTGGCGTTACTTGGGCGACTGGCGcaagctgtttgacaaGTTTGATCTGGACAAGAGCGGATCCATCTCGTACGACGAGTACGTGCGAGCCCTGGAGGCATTTGGATACCGTCTGTCTAACAGTTTCATCCAGTTCATGTACAGCAAGTACTCAGACTTCAACAGCTCTGGTGAGCGAGTCATTGGCTTTGACTTGTTTGTCCAGAGCTGTATTTCGCTAAAAAGGATGACAGACTCGTTTGTCCAGTATGACACGGATCACACGGGCTACGTCAACCTGTCTTTTGAGCAGTTTCTGATGGAAATAATGAAACTCAAGTAA
- a CDS encoding uncharacterized protein (Compare to YALI0B19756g, no similarity), whose product MQNCTRHATTNQGDPSGPHMELAPFPLSTKHSRSMELNQNSNRNQKRSPYTRRQKGADKKKESGPYIYFACFPQLLLFIYYGPSLTPHTHSLIMSDSSINLATVSLPAAGDIGFGTSASFPTDISALLTMTETSYDPAAVSSAAAALIQNGEQQASIDAALSGLAENGTSITDSAALAILASASALQSQNGTAAAAEATSSSNGTAVAGAGAGDSISVASAPSGASGVLTNSVPASDSGSALVTASGSGRASGSAKASGSASGSARASGSGSASAAAASASGSTEKANTGAHMVIPAILLAAPLAALL is encoded by the coding sequence ATGCAAAATTGCACACGTCATGCGACCACAAACCAAGGAGACCCCTCCGGCCCCCACATGGAACTAGCACCCTTCCCATTATCCACTAAACACAGCCGAAGCATGGAGCTAAACCAAAACTCTAACCGAAACCAGAAACGATCTCCGTACACGAGGAGGCAGAAGGGAgcagacaaaaaaaaagagagtGGCCCATATATATACTTCGCGTGCTTCCCacaactcctcctcttcatctaCTACGGTCCTTCCTtaacaccacacacacactccTTAATAATGTCTGACTCGTCTATCAACCTGGCTACTGTCTCTCTGCCCGCCGCTGGCGACATTGGTTTTGGTACCTCCGCCTCTTTCCCCACCGACATCTCTGCTTTGCTTACCATGACCGAGACCTCCTACGACCCCGCCGCTGTCTCTtctgccgccgccgctcTGATCCAGAACGGTGAGCAGCAGGCTTCCATTGACGCTGCTCTCTCTGGCCTGGCTGAGAACGGAACCTCCATCACTGACTCCGCCGCTCTGGCTATCCTCgcttctgcctctgctcTGCAGTCCCAGAACGGTaccgccgccgccgccgaggccacctcctcctccaacggTAccgctgttgctggtgctggtgctggcgACTCCATCTCTGTCGCCTCTGCTCCCTCTGGCGCATCCGGCGTTCTCACCAACTCCGTCCCTGCCTctgactctggctctgcCCTCGTCACCGCTTCCGGCTCCGGCAGAGCTTCTGGCTCTGCCAAGGCCTCTGGATCCGCCTCTGGATCCGCCCGAGCCTCCGGCTCCggctctgcttctgctgccgctgcctCTGCCTCCGGCTCCACCGAGAAGGCCAACACCGGCGCTCACATGGTCATCCCCGCCATTCTGCTTGCCGCTCCCCTGGCCGCTCTTCTTTAA